Part of the Anaeromyxobacter diazotrophicus genome, GAGCACCTCGTACCTCGTCCGCTTCACCGGCAAGCAGCGCGCCGAGCACCTCGTCACGATGGTCGTCTTCACCATGCTGTGCCTCACCGGCCTGCCGCAGAAGTTCTACGGGGCCGCCTGGGCGCACCGGATGGTGAACCTGTTCGGCGGGATCGACGCCGCCCGCTGGATCCACCGCTTCTGCGGGTGGACGCTGGCCCTGTCCACCGTGGTCCACTTCGCCAGCGCGCTGGTGACCATCGCCGGGCGCAAGACGCGGCTGACGATGATCCCCACCAAGCACGACTTCGACGACGCGGTCGCGACCCTCAAGTACTACCTGGGCCTGCGCGATCACGGCCCGAAGTACGACCGGTACGACTACAAGCAGAAGTTCGAGTACTGGGGCCTGGTGATGGGCAACGTCATCATGGTGCTCACCGGGATCATCCTCATCTACCCGACGGTCCTGGCGCGCTTCCTGCCCGGGGAGCTCGTCCCGGCGGCCAAGGTGGCGCACTCGAACGAGGGCCTGATGGCCTTCCTCGTCATCACCATCTGGCACATCTACAA contains:
- a CDS encoding formate dehydrogenase subunit gamma; the protein is MSTSTMADSNVSTSYLVRFTGKQRAEHLVTMVVFTMLCLTGLPQKFYGAAWAHRMVNLFGGIDAARWIHRFCGWTLALSTVVHFASALVTIAGRKTRLTMIPTKHDFDDAVATLKYYLGLRDHGPKYDRYDYKQKFEYWGLVMGNVIMVLTGIILIYPTVLARFLPGELVPAAKVAHSNEGLMAFLVITIWHIYNAHLNPDVFPFDTCIFTGKISRERMEHEHPLELERLEAEASRAGKAVAPHAEREVVG